Proteins encoded within one genomic window of Thermogemmata fonticola:
- a CDS encoding NADH-quinone oxidoreductase subunit NuoE family protein, giving the protein MTILTQELRDKILSYVPKYPNKRAVTLPALHIVHDALRHVPHEAIVEIAELLELHPSEVYDTMTFYEFFKGEGERLGKTRLWICRGLACMLRGAYELIEQAEQYLGIRCGQTTPDGQVTLEFAECIGACDGAPACLRNDVHVMNMNVEKLNNLLRELKNL; this is encoded by the coding sequence ATGACAATCCTGACACAAGAGTTGAGAGACAAGATACTATCTTATGTCCCTAAATATCCGAACAAGCGGGCTGTGACATTGCCAGCGCTACATATTGTTCATGATGCTCTCCGTCATGTTCCTCATGAAGCGATAGTGGAGATCGCAGAACTACTGGAGCTACACCCGTCCGAAGTATATGACACGATGACTTTCTACGAATTTTTCAAAGGTGAAGGAGAGCGATTAGGAAAGACCCGTTTGTGGATATGTCGGGGCTTGGCATGTATGCTACGTGGAGCTTACGAACTGATTGAGCAGGCTGAACAATACTTGGGTATTCGATGCGGCCAAACAACCCCGGATGGCCAAGTAACATTGGAATTTGCAGAATGTATAGGTGCTTGCGATGGTGCTCCCGCTTGCTTGCGAAATGATGTACACGTAATGAACATGAATGTAGAAAAATTGAATAATTTATTGAGAGAATTGAAAAATTTGTAG
- the nuoF gene encoding NADH-quinone oxidoreductase subunit NuoF produces MNYEPVLLARINKPRSQQLEGYRQDGGYETFARVLREMKPEEVVARVKESGLRGRGGAGFPTGIKWAFLPKNHPGPVYLAVNADESEPCTYNNRILMEKDPHQVLEGVLISSYAIQARVAFFYIRYEYGDAYRILHESIDELYQSGLLGQNILNSGYSLDIVLHRGAGAYICGEETGLIESLEGKRAWPRIKPPFPAVEGAFRKPTIVNNVETLACVTQIMRRGVEWFRSLGVPPDPKNPRDLGSYGPKLYTLAGHVNEPKCVELPMGVTVRELVERYGGGVWKGRKAKAVNPGGISMGFLRCDLPLKNGEGTEYDIPLDFNGPGRAGCLGLGTGAVTVIDDQTSMIDVVHNVCQFFSHESCGQCTPCREGTGWMLKIMERLRRGRGRREDLDILLDVAERIGIIPGTTICGLADGAGWPVKTAIRKFRDEFEAAIREGKVSRYVRPLEVVATH; encoded by the coding sequence ATGAATTATGAGCCTGTATTATTGGCCCGCATCAACAAGCCTCGAAGCCAACAATTGGAAGGGTACCGCCAGGACGGCGGTTACGAGACATTCGCTCGGGTGTTGCGCGAGATGAAGCCAGAGGAGGTGGTAGCCCGAGTCAAGGAATCTGGCTTGCGCGGACGAGGCGGCGCTGGCTTTCCAACGGGTATCAAATGGGCCTTCTTGCCCAAAAACCATCCCGGTCCTGTCTACTTGGCAGTCAACGCTGATGAATCTGAACCATGTACATACAACAATCGCATTCTCATGGAAAAGGATCCACATCAAGTGTTGGAAGGTGTATTAATTAGTAGCTATGCAATTCAAGCACGTGTTGCTTTTTTCTACATCAGATATGAATACGGAGATGCGTACAGGATTCTTCACGAATCCATAGATGAATTATACCAATCCGGTCTTTTGGGTCAAAATATTCTAAACAGTGGATATAGTTTGGATATTGTCTTGCATCGTGGTGCAGGGGCTTATATTTGCGGCGAGGAAACGGGATTGATCGAATCGCTGGAGGGAAAACGGGCTTGGCCTCGAATCAAGCCGCCATTTCCTGCTGTAGAGGGGGCGTTTCGTAAGCCGACGATTGTCAACAACGTTGAAACACTGGCCTGCGTGACGCAGATCATGCGGCGGGGGGTCGAGTGGTTTCGCTCCCTAGGAGTGCCACCGGATCCCAAGAATCCCCGTGACCTCGGTAGTTACGGACCGAAGCTCTATACGCTCGCAGGTCATGTGAATGAACCTAAGTGTGTGGAACTGCCTATGGGAGTTACTGTACGTGAACTGGTAGAAAGATATGGTGGCGGAGTGTGGAAAGGACGTAAGGCAAAAGCAGTTAATCCCGGTGGTATTTCTATGGGTTTTTTACGCTGTGATCTTCCATTGAAGAATGGCGAAGGTACAGAATACGACATTCCTTTGGACTTCAACGGTCCCGGCCGCGCCGGTTGCTTGGGATTGGGGACGGGGGCCGTCACTGTCATCGATGACCAAACGAGCATGATTGACGTCGTGCACAATGTCTGTCAGTTCTTCAGTCATGAGAGTTGTGGTCAATGTACACCCTGTCGGGAAGGGACGGGATGGATGCTGAAGATCATGGAACGGTTGCGTCGGGGCCGCGGCCGGCGAGAAGACTTGGATATTCTCTTGGATGTAGCCGAAAGAATTGGGATCATACCAGGGACGACGATCTGTGGCCTGGCGGATGGCGCTGGCTGGCCAGTCAAGACGGCGATCCGCAAGTTCCGGGATGAGTTCGAGGCAGCGATCCGAGAAGGAAAGGTGAGCCGGTATGTCCGTCCGCTGGAGGTCGTCGCCACGCATTGA